TAAACCCATTCTACATCTGTCCCGCCCCATTGTCATTCCTAAGTGTCCCACGGAAACGACCTTACACGTGTCACATCACACACACTTCCTGAATAAAAATAGGCCCTTCCACTTTTGGACACTTCCCCAATTTTGTCAAAACAAAAGCccaatttcttcatcaattatgGGCCCACAATTACATGCTTATCCACATAGCcttgtaaaataataattgaaagcGACTTATTGGGCCCATGGGCCCACTATCTCCATGTGTTCCCCGCCACGTTGCTCGGCCCATCAACATCAACTTATTGGCATCTTGTGATGGGCCCATTGGGCTTTCATTTATTTACGTGGCATTTGACTGAGAGAAAGACACGTGTAACATCCTGTTTCCTACTTGTCGATATTTTATTTGTCGATATACAAAGTATACAGATATTTTGCTTTACGAGAGTTTTCTTTTCATCAGAATTTATCTTTATGAGGTAGTGATAAAGTTTGCATATATTTTATCCTTCTCAAATTTTACTGAGTATTTTATTGTCATATTGTTTAGTTTACAAGAATCCgtttaactaattttttaaatttaattaatttaatataaacataacaaataaaagtgagCGCATGAATTCTCTGTCTTCTACTCCTTCCGTTTAACAATAATTACTATTCTATTTTGGGATGTCTAACAATACTTGttcaatttatgaaattaatagataattttacacttgatttataatttatcctcattactaattataattatttttcaaattattgcatttattatatttaaaaggtgatatattaaaattattttttgaatctataattttttttaaaatatgtaaaatcaATAGTAAATAACTATTATCGAACCGAAGAAGTATCAAAGTCTTACTACATAAAGTTCTAGAAACTAATTGAAAATTCACTTTTGATTCATGTCCTTAAGTCTATGACTCGAAAcacgtaatttttttttttatataactaacttcaaaaatatatattcagcttaatattttgaaattaaagataTCTTTTCTATTTGGAGCTAAATTCTAGCTACTAATGCAacacaaagttatatttatatattcaaaatatttacgggatatatataaacaataattaaattaatttattatttaatcaatatcTTTTATCTCTTACTTTACATAGTACTATTTGATTTAACACAAAGTTTAagattgatattttaaaatttgtgatctagaataaatcttaaatatttgtgtaactataaatcattttataaagaatAAAACAATAATCCTATTGTTAAGTTTTCTCTAATTATGGAAAGATCACATTCTTTTAATCATTATGCTATTTGATAAAGTAATCATTTCAGGTGCAGTTTTTTTCCGAACCCTGCTAACATGAAATGCTCTTATATATTGGCTCACGCAAATCCATATACATTCAATGAATCGAGTCATCATCTTAAGATAGATCACATACGATTTATTTAAACTTCTAAAGTTATCATTTTGTTAAGGTTCCTTTTCAGACCCGACTAATATTGATTTCAATTTGGCTCGTAATTCCACTATGTTAGAAGTTCTTTGAACATGAAGCCAAAAGGGCCATTTCATGATATTCTTTAAGTTACGCAAGCTCTTAAATAAGCAAATTACTACAAAGTTGTTCCTCATCCACAAAACTTGCATCAACAAAGAAAGATAACTTGTTGATTTGAAGTAAACAAATGCAATTAAAAGATGTCTTAATTTGCTTAATCAATTAAGTAACTTAAGAGCCACATATTTGAATAAAAACAATGAATTATCATAAAAGTATATAGATATGATATATGCCTAATCCAAGTAGTCATCATGAGTTTGCAAATTATTTCTCTACCCCATTTCAAGTCATAGTCTCTTTTAATGTATCATTCTTTTACCTTTTAAGAAGAGTCATAATTTTAATCTAAGAATTCgtacttttattaattgtttgaattttatttatcgATAATAAACTATCTTAATCTAGTTAGTACATATGAAAATTTTGTCATGTAACAAGCGTATTGTATTTTTCATTCCAACTTGAATAGCCTTGTCAAAATTAATCTAACTCTTTGTAATGACGCTAAATTCAATTTCCTTTCAGATTGAGTGTTAGTAAAAATTTACAAGATAACAAAATCAACATCGAATCTGATTAAtcatgttaattattttattaaaaagacaagggaaaataaataaaaagaggaCTACACAAAGTATTGATCAAATCTTAAAAGACTACTAAATATTATCATGTAGTTTGTCTCTAAGTTATTGGTTTATCTAAAGGTAAACTTGATTCCTCAAGAACTTGATAATTAACACTACAAGCTAGTGTTTGGTTAGGTTCTAAATAGAGGCATTAAAAATTAGCTCATAAAAATATAGCTCGCTGgataaataattgattttctatttatttgatatgttatatattgttataatagagaaaaaaagatttattaggtataaacataatcaaaataattagaaCGCAATAAGAATTAAACAAGTTGAGTTATGATCAGTATTTTAACCCAAATAACCTTTTGGCGAATCAATAACCTACTCATTTTTATCCTCTCAAATTCAACCCAACGCATTCATATTTTACCATTCAAATTTAACTCAATTCATCCACTTACGCCTCGAATTCATTTGATTTTAACAAAAAAGGTAATGAACTTgagaatataaatatttcatttgatttgtTCCTTCGAAGCAACATGATTTCTatccttttttaaaagaaaatattaaaataaacacCATGATTAAATTTTagcaattaaaatatattttaacaatttttttttttgaaaaagtcaaTAGTACAAATTACACATGTTAACATGTAACAAGAAATACATCATCAAAGATAttcatgttttaaaaaatggttgattcctttaattaaaaaaatattaaagttatgGGGTGTGTCACAACGTCCattttataaagttaattaaagtaaaagaaattgtCAACATCTAGCTAAAAAGTCATTGCCTATATTAAAATACACTTTTGAATCCAATCATCCACAAAATTTGACTTTACAAGGGTATTATCCTGTCTTTCACTTTTTCAAGCTACGATAATTTAATAAgtgagataaaaataataattttaatataattttatttttatattatttgaaatattaattaattttaaaattatttcattttttattaccgcaaaatattcttattttatcttGTTTTGCGGTTAGTTTTAACTTCTTTTTGGTGTTTTCCGTTTctagaaattaaataatatatatatatgcttggAAGGTTTagggagaaaataaaaaactaatattttctGTTTCATTctttatgaatataattttttgttatagtTTATTTAATACTAATGTCTTTTTGTCATTGAAAGTTTGTTATTTTGTATAGTCCAGTTGatttctttataattataaattacgaaataaaattacatatacaaacacctattaaatattttcaaaatcagaAAAACACAATCATTAAAGCATGTACGTATTTATTCaacattataaaaatttaagcatatttaaaagtgtctacttatatatatattcaaaattgaatGTCAGATATGACAGAACTAAGtagacatatatacataaatacgTCATTTAATTTGGTTTCAGATGATATTTATACATTCAATTTTGGCTATGCACAAATAGGTACTTACTCGAACTTGTATaacattgaacaagtagacacacacGTCTTATGTGACATGATACATACATCATGACAATTACATAATTACACAAAATTGTGATGTAGGTTACCACATAAGACACAAAATAGTCATGTAGAACGAACGTGTCAATTGATTCAGTTTTATACGAACTTAATTGCGTACTTATCCacactcaaaattaaaaaacgtaaatttcaattgaattaagtcaaattaaaagatatatttatgtattattcaattaaataatatgTCAATTCAAACTACAAGTTCTAATGACCCTTTTTAATacattatccaaaaaaaatttctaatatCTTTTTAATCAATAGTCAAACAAGATCATATAAAATGAACTCGATTTATTAGagtaaaagcaaaaaaattcttaaaaactatactttatttttttatacatgaCCAATGCCTAATATAATCCAATGGTTTTTCCCATTGTAGAAGGGGTTTATTTTTAGTCCATAGTTTTCTATTCaaaaccccttcttttcccacTAGAGAAAAATGCACATGCTTTTGTTTACTTTTGTACATATACTAGAAAATGACTTGTCATGATATAACCTTTTCTAAATAAGGCCAAAGGATCctatataactttaatttatattttttagaaaaaaaaagtagtaaaaACAAACTAAATCACTTGTTGTACCTAtgttaaattcatcataattaactgaaaaagaagaagaaaaaaaggcaATAGTACAATTTGTTTTTAAgctaaagtaaaaataaaaaggccaatcacaacttttttttttggaacaaAGCTCTAATAAAAGAGTCTAAAAGACACCTCATATAGTCAAACTAGTAGTACTTAGTAATCCTATGTACAACATATTATTGTTCAAAGAAACTTAGCAAATGCCTTTGGAGTTTGGACCACTAAAGTCGTACGAGGTCTATTAGAAATAGTTTCTCTACCTATACAGGATAGAGATAAGTCTGTGCGCTTGCTTGTGTACGTGCGTACATATAATTATCTTCAGATTCCACTTGTGGGATTTATACTGATCTAAAGTAGGATCGAGCCAAATCTTGAAACCTAATAACTCAATATTGCCAGAACCAACAAGGTTGATCTTCAATTTGGAAACTCAAATTGCATGAATTAGCTTGAATTTGATCTCCGATTTCGGGGAAATATAGAAAGTTCTTGCTTAGGTTGTCATCTTCATCTTGAGAAAAATCAGATGGCTCTTGTTCAAAtacatttgatgaataattcccATCAGTGTAATGTGGGCTATCTGAATCAATAACATCACTTTTTGCTGATGTTGCATCTTCTTGTTTGCACATTAACTTTGGTACATTTGAGGTAACAACAATTGGAGTGGTTGCTTTTTGAGCCTCTTGTGTATCTATTGGACTAATTGGTTCACTTTGTTCTGAGTTTTCCTTCCCTTTCTCCCTTATATGCAATTTTTGTGTAAGCAAATGGACCTATTCAACAAAATCAAAGAATATATTAGAAACCCCGCTAAGAAAATGGACGTTATGCGTAGCTCAACTCAAACCCAGAAGCTATCTCTAGAGGTGAAGATTGTTGAAATAGACCTTTAGGGAGACAACAAGCTATTTCGTTATCTTATAACGCTTAACACTTCTACGAATGAGTCTGGGTCTAATACCATGTTAAGAAAATGAAGGTGAGCCCTAACTTACTCTCATAACTAGCTTCTCGAGCGAGGATTGTTCAAAGAACCATCAAGGAGAGAACAAGCTATTCACTCTAACTTTTATCACCCCGGCACGCCTATGGATAAATCATTAATAAGGATGAGTCTGACTCTAATACCAAGTCGAGGATATGATGTTGAAGCCTAACTTAATCCCAGAAGCTAGCTTTCGAGGTCAAGATTGTTCAAAGACCATTAACAAGACAACAAGCTATTTCCTCAACTTTTAACACCCCGACACAACTAGGTTGGACAAATCAAGAACGAGTCTGACTCTAATACCAACTTGAGGAAATGATGTTGAAGCCTAACTTAATCCAAGAAGCTAGCTCTCGAGGTGATTGGATTGTTCAAAGACCATTAAGAAGACAACAATCTATTTCCTCAACTTTTAACACCCCCACACAACTAGGTTGGACAAATCAAAGAACACGAATGAGTCTGACTCTAATACCATGTAAGCGACAACTACTCATTCTTCAACGATACATAACAAACCCCTCGGAAGTAACTCTAATGCTAATGAAGAATGAAGTATGATCAAGATACCTCATTTCTCAAATCCTCATTCTCTTTGAAAAGGGTGTCATAATCAGCTTTAAGCTTATCAAAGCTAGCTTTCAAAGCATCATAATCCTTCTCAAGTACTTTAGTTTTGTATCGAGCGCGCCTATTTTGAAACCAAATAGCAATTTGCCTAGGCTGCAAGCCAAGTTCATTAGCCAATTGAACTTTCCTCTCTGGTTCAAGCTTGTTATCTACCTCAAAACTCTTCTCAAGAAACTGAACTTGATTAGGCAAaagtcttctcttcttctctggCTGATGATAACAACTATCATAATCATCATTGCTAGTTTCTTCTTTGTCAATTTCTGGGAAAAATGACCTCTCTTTAGACACTTCTCCTCGACCAACATCTTCGAAATTAACCATTGATACAGAACCTAAAACAGAGCAATTCAAGAAAAGAACAAGGTCACTAATGTATCACAATCTTGAATACACTAAATCCGTGTAGCGTTCATTTATCAGATGATCACTCAACTAatagttattaactcaataacGTAACCTTTCTTATTGATTCCAATTTTTCCAACAAAAGAAGTGTCTCTCTGagataataaatattagttGAGCGATCATACGAGAATCTATAGCCAAATCAAAGCGATTATACTTCTAAAGCTAAAAAAGACTCAAACTTTAACCAAAAATTGAACAAAACAAGTGCCCAAAAATCTACTCATTCAATTGAGCAAAATCTGATCTTTCAAGGAAAAGTTAAAAGAGTTAAATAATGTTAGTAACAAACCATACACTTGTCatcaaaaaattcaacttttgagctaaaataaacaaaaagacTTAGTACTATAACCTTGATATAACATTAAAGTTCAAAAGACactatatttgtattaaaaatccACTTGGTAAAAAAGGGTTATGGTcgaaaattcataaatttaaaatcttgaatccGCCAGCGataaaattacatgaaaaagaacatatttttagAAGGGTGGAGAAGAATTCTTTAccatgaaaagatggggaagaATTGGACATCCAGAGACAATGAGAAAGTTTTTCATTAATAACCCTTCCAACTtccatatttattttactttcaacCCTTAAGTTTTCTAAGGTGCAataattgtgaaaaaaaaaacactatgtGGGGTTTGTTTAAGCAGTGAGAAATGGGGTTTTTTGATTGAATcttgaaatttggaaaaattttaTGTGATAATTAAGGGGAGAATGAAGAAGGGTCAGTGCCATTatccaagaaaagaaaaagagttaaaaATTTGAGTGAAGAAAATGAGTATACATAAGTAGATGAAAGAGGAAATAAGTGAAAGAGAAAAAGGAGATTCTTCCTCGGGAAGAGGAGATTGATGGGGTTTATAAGCAAGCTAGTTGAAAGGTGGAAGGTGGGCTCATTTTGAATTTCCTATTTTGCCCTTggagttgttttttttttatttctcaccCGTGTCTCGTATTCGTATTTTTATTTTGGGCTTGTAATATAGTGATCGATATTTATATGTTACGATCTAGACTCATCAAACTGTGTGGATACTTTCTCAAACACCTAGATAGGAGGATTCTTACAAAATCAACTTTAAAAATCGGACAATggggaaataaataaaaataaggaagcTCTTTAATAATTGTTAACCATTTTACTTATTATACTATTCATGTGCTAACTTCATTTAGCGTTGTATCAATCTAAAATGCAGATTCAGATATTCAGGATCGATCACAGACACATCATGAGGATCACCTTCATCTAATTTTGGTGCGACCTCCTTGTTTTCAGAGGGCTCCAATCTATATTGAGAATTAATAGTATGCTTATGTCATTAGTAAAGTATTCAGGTAGCTTGAGGTCTTGTCCCGATAACCTATTTTCGGTATGttaaaggcttcatagacgATTCAGATGAGTTACGGCCTTAGTTGTTTTATAAACATATGCATATTACATACTATGAAGTTATTGCATTGCATGCTCATATTTATAAACTTCCGCATATGTTTTGTAGCCTCCAGTGTAGTAGTAAGTCAAGTCAAAGGTACGCTTGAGCAGGGGCGGACCCATATGGTGTCTgccgggtgctcgagcacccattaacttcgttacaaaatatatatatatctatgtagaaatcgatagatatttgtataaaattaacatagagcacccaatgaataaattatatagTTGGTCCAATTGTTCTAGGATGGGTACTTAAAACTCTTTTAGTGTTGTTGTACCAAGGTTCGAATCTCATtgttaacacatattttttacaGAGCACCCACAACCTTAAAATCCTAAATCCGCCACTGCTGAGTTCAAGTATCCTAGAGAGTCTATGAAGCTGTGTCATTGGCATCTTATTTATGGTTGTTAGAATCCACTTCTATAAATAAGATACTACAAACATTTAAGAAAAGTTTTCCATTTTTGTATTGATACTACTCATTCAGATTGTTGATGATGTCTGCCAGTACATGTTGATTGTACAAATACTACTCTTGCTATGCCACTTGACAAAGTCTAGTGcagaatttaataatatttcataggTGAAGACGATGATAAACTCCAACAAATTTTACTTGTCTCTTTCTTATGTTGGCGagagttgtttttgttttcctaTTGTTCGTATtcttagaagctcttgtacttattgAGACTAATTCCTATAAAAGGTTTTCAT
The window above is part of the Solanum pennellii chromosome 5, SPENNV200 genome. Proteins encoded here:
- the LOC107018692 gene encoding homeobox-leucine zipper protein HAT5 translates to MEVGRVINEKLSHCLWMSNSSPSFHGSVSMVNFEDVGRGEVSKERSFFPEIDKEETSNDDYDSCYHQPEKKRRLLPNQVQFLEKSFEVDNKLEPERKVQLANELGLQPRQIAIWFQNRRARYKTKVLEKDYDALKASFDKLKADYDTLFKENEDLRNEVHLLTQKLHIREKGKENSEQSEPISPIDTQEAQKATTPIVVTSNVPKLMCKQEDATSAKSDVIDSDSPHYTDGNYSSNVFEQEPSDFSQDEDDNLSKNFLYFPEIGDQIQANSCNLSFQIEDQPCWFWQY